CGGTGGCGTTCGTTCCAGAGCCTGCATTACTGCATCGACTATTTGCCTCACCGGCTCGCTAAGAGCTTCAAATACCTCTGTTTCAGATATTTCTATTGTTCTCGGAACTCCGGCAACTATATCTCTACCGCGAATTTCAACCCTATGGTTCTCACCAGTGGGGAGTGCCGTGCCAATAGCAATTTTTATGCGCTCGGCGGTCTGTTCGCCAATAGAAATATTATAGTTCTTCTTAATGTAATTTATTATGGCCTCGTCCATCTTGTCGCCGCCAACGCGTACAGATTTAGAAAACACTATCCCTTTAAGCGCTATTATCGCCACTTCTGTCGTACCGCCACCGATGTCGACAATCATTGAGCCACAGGGCTCAGTTATGGGAAGCCCTGCACCTATCGCGGCGGCCATTGGCTCCTCGACTAAATACACCTCTCGCGCACCAGCCGATTCAGCGGACTCTCTAACCGCACGTCTCTCCACTTCTGTGATCCCAGAGGGAACGCAAATGACGACGCGCGGACGAACCAAGGCCTTTCTATGATGAGCCTTTTGAATGAAGTACCTAAGCATTTGCTCCGTCACTTCAAAGTCCGCTATCACGCCATCCTTTAAGGGCCTCACAGCAGTAATCCCCACAGGGGTCCGACCTCTCATATTCTTGGCCTCGACACCTACCGCCACAACCTTTCGCATATCGCGACCATTTGACTGAACAGCAACAACAGTTGGTTCGTTAGAAAGTATCCCTTTGTTTTTTACATATACCAATGTATTGGCAGTTCCCAAGTCAATTGCCAAATCATTAGAAAAAATGCCAAGCAAACGATCGCCAATCATTTATTAAGTAAACTCCTCAAAATCTGTCCCCGACTAGCATGCCCCCGCCAAGTCTTAATTGTTAAAAGGTCTTAATAGCTAGAAGAAAGATGAGTAAAATAACCGCCACAAAATCCCTCGCGAAAAAGATACTAGCATTACAATACAATTAAAGGCTTGTACCTAAACTTAACTACATATGCCGATAGCATGACCTTGCTTGCAAGGCAAACAGCGGCATATAATAAGCCTATGAGTCTAAGAAAAAAAGGTTTTTCATTACCACTACTTGGCACGATCGTAGGCTGTCTAACATTTTCTCCAGACGTGCAAGCCGAAGATTCAAAACAAGAAATTGCGCTGACTTCCACAATAGATGGAAAAGTTTTATATGAGACTTTTTGTGCTCAATGCCATGGAGCTACTGGCAAGGCCGAGAGCGAGATCGAGTCACTGTTAATCCCACCTCCTTCGGATTTAACTGCCGCTCAACTAAAACATGGAAGCAGACTGGGAGATATTTATCATTCAATCAGAGAAGGAATTGGCAGCACTATGATACGATTTAAGGAGCGGCTTTCAGATGAACAAATTCGCGCAATCGCAAAATACGTAATTAAACTAAGAAGCGATAAAGGGGCTAATTAAAAAAAACGCGACTGTCTCCTGGAATAACTTTTAACTCATCCTCCCTTAACTCAAACTCTGCCTGTAGCAAGTGATCGACTAGAACAGTTTTCTGATTGTCTAAAGATAGATTTTTATCCACAAATATTACATTTTGTCCCGAAAAAACACATTTTCCGCTCTTAACCCTGAATGACTGCCCTCTGACGAGCTTCTCGCGGCGAACGGTAACTCCACGCGACTCAAAAATCCCAGCCAAATCTTTTACCACTGCCTCCTGTTCCCTCTCCTTTAGCGTCTTTTGCTTGCGCACAGCACAATACCCCCCGATCTAAAAAAAACTAAACTGTTTCCAAAAAGTAAGTTAAATATTTTACTTTTTGGAAACAGTATTTGTTGCTTATTGGCAAGTGCTTATGCACTTGCTGTTTATACCTACAAGGTGACTAATAGCATTTTAGCTGTCATCGATCCAAGAGCAAACATCCTTTCCGCTCAAAAAATCTCAATCTCGCCCTTTTATGAGCTCCTCGACAGCCTCCTTTACACAACTGGCCAAAAGCTGTGGCTCGCGCACGATATTTGGATCAGTCACTACACAAGCACAGAGTTTTTCTTCATGCGAAATAAAGCCAAACGCCGCACCGTGGCCTTTGATTAGAGCAAGTACTGGATAGTTAGCAAGTATCTTTGCCCCACAGAGGCGCCTTTCCTTAATCCACCCAGGCATATTGGTGAAAATAAAATTTGTCCGCCGCGCCTGCCACTCGCATAGAATCCTTTGGAGCCATCTTGGCAAGATAGATATGAGTTCACCCAATGTTAAATACGCATATAAACTCTTGCTATCCCTTTTCTCGACAAAACGCCTATTTATAAGCCTCAGCCGCTCCTCACGCACAGCACATTGAAGATGCAAATCAATCGCCAGCGCAACGATGCGGTTACCTAACGATAGCCTGTCGCCTTGTGGTCTAACATTTACTGGCACGACCGCTCGCAGACCCTTAACACTTGCTCCATACTTATAGTGGTAGCGAATAATCCCATCGATAACACAGCCTAGCAACACGTCGTTAAACGAAACGTCCACTTTCCGCCTAATAGCCCGCAACTCTTCAACTGGCAAATCAAACACTCGAATTACACGCCGTGGCGAATTTCTGCCATTTAGCAAACTCTTAGGCCGCTTTGCCGCTATCTCGCGAAACAACTCAGCGATGTAGTTTCTTTTAAAAGCCTCCAGTCCCCTGGCGCTCAACTTTGCCGCTTTAATGCCATCATTGCGGCTCTCCAGTCTCTTCCCTCTATCGAGCTCAGCACCGAAATTATCATCCGCAATCGCCTCGATTAGCTCCAAGCCACCTAAACCATCAGCTAGTGCGTGATGTATTACAAACAACATGCCTACTATTTCCCTCCCGCCCCTTCGCTCTGCGACATTGCTAATTAGCGTAAAGCTCCATAATGGCCGGCTAAGGTTTAGGCGTTCGCTAAACTTCTCGCTAGCAACTTCCACAAGTTTTTCGCGGTTGCTAATTTCAGGCAAGCACAAGACAGCAAAGTGATTTGCAATATTAAACTCTGCGTCGTCTACCCACATATCCCCAATTATCCTCTGCCTTAGCTTAGGAACATTTTCCGCGAGCACGCGAAGCCTTGAGCGAAGTTCCAACACATCAGGCAAGCCATCAAATAAACATAGAGAGGCAATAGCTTGATGCGTAACTGGCGTATCGAAGTTAAAAAACAGAGAATCCAATACCGCTACTCTATTTCCCATACCAAGTTATTAGCATTACTCCCAGGAAGACCATTCTATTTGGAAATTGCAACGCAACGCAAAAGAACGCCGCTACATCGTTCGATTGAAACTACTCTATCTTAAAGGCGTAGAAAAGATATAGTCTCTATTTGGTCCAATCCGAAGCATTGTTCCCACGACACTGTTAGGGGAATCCGAGTCTACAGTAACTCGCCCATAGGCAGCTTGTGTTTCTAAGCTGCAAAGAGACTCCACCACACCTCCCTTGGACGGGATCTTAATGACTTTATTTCTAAGCAACACCTCTCCATCTAGCCTGCTCATGCTAACCCTTGCCTCAACGTCTGCCCCTCCGGTATTCATGAGCCACAAATTGCAACCTTGATTCAGGAACGTATTGTACGAACCGCTAAACGTCTTTCCAATAGCCTCGCTTGCGGGAATACTATAACTAGCGGTCAATGTTCCGCCAGCATCTCGCTCGTAATGCATGGACATAGCTGACACGCCGCCTCTTTTTAAACCCTTCACAAGTGCAATTCCAGGGCCACGCAAGAAGCTATCGGCGATTAGATGAATCGACTGCATCGGGCGCATGCGATAGAGCGACAAGCTCTTTGCGGCCTTTCCGTTAAGATAATGTATATCTACAATTACGTCGTTAACGCTTTTACTCGTGTTGACGATTTCTAAAATTGCCGAACCATGAGAAGTGTCTAAGGGGACTGCTAGCAATTTGCCACTCCCCGCCTCGCCCTGAAACTGGGAAGCGGATTTAAAACTTGGAATTCTCGCATCCTCCGTCGCATAATAGTATCTATTGTTGCGAACCATAAACGGCACATCGTTCTTGTCCGGCTCCCAGCGCAGCACTCCGACTACCTGTTGACCGAGGCTATGAGCTGGCACATCTCGCCTTGCCCCTGCGGCAAGAGAATCCACCCTAATCGAATCCACTAACTCACCCTCTAAATCGAAAAACGACAGCCACCCGCCCTGAGAGGCCTCCGAAAGGTTAGTGAGCTGAATCCAGTTAGCTACGAATCCAGCTTCGGCTGTCGAACTCGGATCAAACGTATTTAATGATAAATGCTGCCTACCGATTTTTCCAGGGTCAAATGGCATAGCAAAGGCGAAGGCAAAACCGCTATCCTGCTCTTTGTAGTATACAATCCGCCCATCAATATCCCCAGGTGCTCCATTGTGTTCTGTGCATACCTTCCCATAAGAGTCGGGCAAAAATCCGGGCAAATCGTGAACTAATACATCAAACTGCTGCCCTGGATTGAGGTAGTAATCCATAGAGCCTAGTTCCTCTCCGGACAGATGATACAGAGTCGTCTTAAGGGATAGAACAGAGCTACTATTATTTAGATGTTCCATGATGTTCCACATGGACAAGTTGCTATTCCATTCCGCGCAAATCCTGCTTCCAATAACGACTTTTAGACTTCCTACATCTAGTGGGTCAGATCCAAACGCCACTTCGTTTCCATCTAGCACACCATCGCCGTCAGAATCGGGCGACACAACGTCTGTTCCCCAGGCTAGCTCCTGCCCATCAACTAAGTTGTCGCCATCCATGTCACCATCTAGTGGATTCATGCCCACATATTCCTCACTCACGTCCGGCAATCCGTCGCCGTCGCTGTCGGCTGCACCATGCCCTTGACACGCCTCGAGATATGGGGGCTTTGTTGCCGCTGGAAATGTCCCAACCAAATGAGATACTCCAGAGCGCTCTAAATCGTGCTGATACATAGGCCAATCCATAGTAGCCCGATTGTATGGAGCAGTTAGGTCGTAGATAAACACCTTCCCTACATCCGCTCCCGTCGACGCTACTAAATCGACGTCGCCGTCCATATCCACATCGTCAATAACTAAGCCAGCTCTCTTGCTAAACATCCCGTTGGATCTAAGGGGGAAGCCGTTAGCCACGGTTCCGTCATGATTAAATGCATGAATATTCCCGCTATGCGTTCCAACAACTATCTCTCTGTATCCATCGCCATCTATATCGCCAATGACTGGCTGCGTCGTTATAAGAGCGTCGTCGTAATCGCTTCCTGAATATACAATTACTGGCCAACCAGGCCTCATCCTCCCTCGAGCATCGACGACTGAGATTACACCTTTTTGTGTGATTTGCTGACCGTCTCCGTCGTAAAGGTATTCGACGATTGCGAAATCTAAGATGCCGTCTCCTTCAATATCTCCTACTGAGGGAGGCACTAGCCCATTGTACTGTATTTCGTCTAGACTTGCGTCTTTGTGATGGTGTGGAAAGCAGTCTTTCGTTGGCCATCCGTCCACTGGCAACCCATTGTGGTGCCACGCGTACAATCTAGATTTCTTGTGATTTACAATTTCTAGGTCTCCGTCACCATCCATATCTACCAGTATACTCGAACCGTCTCCTTCCTGGCTGGTTCCGTACCCAACATTCGTCAAGTCGTCATCGTTTCTATGTATTGAAACATCTGTCGCCACGCCATCATCGCGAAGTATCTTAGTCTCTAGTGCTGTATTGGCGAATACCAGATGCGATTTTCCATTCCCCAGCAGGTCCCCTACAGAAATGGGGCAAAAATCTGGAATATTTCCCCTAAATGGCCAGCCGGGAAGCAATTTCGCCTCACTGCTAAGGACGTATATATTGCCTTTATCCATATTTCCCGGATAGGGCAGACAGGCCTCGCCGACGATGATTTCCAGTGCTCCATTGTTGTCGACATCTGCTAAACTCACACCCGCCGTCGTGTAGGGGCTATCGCCGTATGTTATCCCCTTGTATGGCGATGTGTGGTGGCATTGCACTGTTTGTAGAGAAAACGGCCATCCATTTACCGGAGTGCCGTCGTGATGCCAAGCCATTACCCTGGATGGCGTCTCTCCCGAACGAGAAGTTGCGTTTCCGGCGACAATTTCCAAATCGCCATCTCCATCGATATCTCCAACTGCAAAGCCTCGAGATATTGAACCAGTGGCTAGAGTTTGCGGCCAACCAGTTTTTGTGCTGCCGTTAGAGTTGTTTACATGCACTAAACCTGAGCTACTCACGCTTATAACCTCTTTCTTCCCATCCCCCTCGAGATCGGCGACGGCCACATAAGCGCCGTTAGTTGCATTGTGCACTGGCCAGCCTGCGTTTTGCATCATTCCGACACTAGCCTCGAGGTGATGTTGGTCGATGTTGCCATTATGCTTGACCTGCAAGCGCAGTTTAAGCGACTCACCGTAGGGAATCTGTGAATCTAAGGCAATGCGAAAGTATTCAAGGCTGTTTTCTTTTCGCTCTCTAAACGCGAGCGAGCCATAGTTAAAAATTGAATTGCTTATTCTGACATGGGCATTCTCGCTCGAAAGAACCGCCACCACCTCTTCTGTTGGCGTGCCTTGATTAGTGATTCTAAGGCGCACAATCGCTTCCTCTCCTGGCTCAAGTAATCCATTCCCATTGCCATTTTCTGTAGCGTCACTGACGTCTGGCTCTATTGTGATTTGTTCCGTCGGTTTGACTGTTAGGAGTTTGTGAAGATTGACCCTTCCTGCTCCCATCTTTTCGACGTATTCTGTTGAGCTTAATGGCAGATTATCGGTTCCAGCAAACACAGAGCCCCACACCTCTTGCATCGTTGCCTGCCTATTTGCCGACAGTAGCAAGGCCACGGCGCCAGCGACATAGGGAGCCGCCATTGATGTGCCGCTTAGGCTTTTGTATTGTCCATCCTTATACGTGCTTAAAATACTCGTGCCTGGTGCGGCTATGTCGACCCAATATCCGTAGGTGGAGAAACTTGACTTTTCGTCTTCGGAACCCGTTGACGCCACGGCTATAACCTCTGGGTTAGCTGCGGGATAGTGGTAACTCTCTGTATTTGTGTTTCCTGCTGCGACGACGACTACTACTCCCAAGCTATCGGCGTATTTTATCGAATCGTGAAGTGCGCTCGAGTAATGCGAAGAGCCAAGGCTTAAGTTTATTACGTGTGCGCCATGGTCCGCGGCATAGATTATGCCGTTTGCAACTGTAGAGGCTAGTCCAGACGCGTTTTGGTTGAGTACTTTTATTGGCATTAGTTTTACATTCCACGCAACGCCAGCTACGCCAATGCTGTTATTTGACGATGCTGCAACGATTCCCGCGACGTGCGTACCGTGACCATTGTCATCATCTGGCGCATTATCGTCGTTTACAAAGTCATAGCCAGCTACTAGCTTGTTTGAGAAGTCCGGGTGATCGAGATCGACGCCGCTATCTATGACGGCTATGATAATGTCGCTACTTCCAGCCTGTATATTCCAAGCTTGCTCTGCGGAAGTTATATGGTGTGCCCATTGTTCTACGAACATTGCGTCATTCGGCACTGCTGATGCTCGCATGATATAGTCTGGCTCGACTATTTCGAGTTCTTGGCTTTTTCGCATTTCTTTTGCAAGATTTGCCGGATCGCCTTCATCGCTATTAAGTTCTGCATAGCTCCACACTGACATCTCAGGTTTTGGTGGCTGTTTTAAGCCCTTCCATCGCATCCCCTCGCGACTGAAGCCATGCGATAGTGGCAATTTGAGCGCGCCGCTGGCCGAAACTGCATTTCCATTGGACAACAGTCCTTTAGCGCGCTGAAGCAATTTGGCGATTTTTGCCTGCCGAGCCGTATATGCTCGCGCGGCCGTAGAGGTTGAACCGCTACTTTTTTTTCTAATGAGAATGCGATTTTTCGCGTAGGCTAGCTCTTCATATTCAATAGCGCTAGTCTCCTCGCTTAGAACGACCAAAGGCAAGATCGTGCATATGAGCAGCAGCAATATCGGCCAAATTCCCCTTCGATTTGAGGCCGAGAAGCGGATTCCTAAGTGATCTACGGGGGGAACGTGCGCCATATAAAAAAGATCAGAATTGAACCGAAAGACCTACTTTCCTATATCTATATCGGCATGGTGTCAGAATTGCTGAAGGAAACGGCTTTCCGAACTGATCTCGGATGCTAATGGCGAATGCTTGCGGTTTTAGGGTCATTTGCATTCCTGACCAATCATGTTTATATTTAGTTACATACGTCATTAAGTTTTCACTATCGTCGGCAGTAAATAACTTGCTTAGGATTGCGGCGGTTAGCCTGGGGATCTTTTTTTTCTTTAGATTTCGGGGGTGAAACGGGTTCGACGTGGGTTATGCGAGACTCTAGACTGCGTGTCCCGGGTGTCACTGGCCGGGTTAGTAAGTGGCAAAAAAGTAATCGCAAACGAAAACGATTACCGTTCAGAATTACTCGCTGCTTAAGTGAGTATGTCCAAGTTGAGATTGCTCGTGGCTCAATTTGGGCTAATACAGCGAGCTAGGGTGACAGAGCTGTTTGGACTCCGT
Above is a genomic segment from Deltaproteobacteria bacterium containing:
- a CDS encoding rod shape-determining protein; this encodes MIGDRLLGIFSNDLAIDLGTANTLVYVKNKGILSNEPTVVAVQSNGRDMRKVVAVGVEAKNMRGRTPVGITAVRPLKDGVIADFEVTEQMLRYFIQKAHHRKALVRPRVVICVPSGITEVERRAVRESAESAGAREVYLVEEPMAAAIGAGLPITEPCGSMIVDIGGGTTEVAIIALKGIVFSKSVRVGGDKMDEAIINYIKKNYNISIGEQTAERIKIAIGTALPTGENHRVEIRGRDIVAGVPRTIEISETEVFEALSEPVRQIVDAVMQALERTPPELAADIVDRGITLAGGGALLRNLDALMRLETKLPVVLAEDPLTAVVMGSGKILDNIELFKDVTFH
- a CDS encoding S8 family serine peptidase translates to MAHVPPVDHLGIRFSASNRRGIWPILLLLICTILPLVVLSEETSAIEYEELAYAKNRILIRKKSSGSTSTAARAYTARQAKIAKLLQRAKGLLSNGNAVSASGALKLPLSHGFSREGMRWKGLKQPPKPEMSVWSYAELNSDEGDPANLAKEMRKSQELEIVEPDYIMRASAVPNDAMFVEQWAHHITSAEQAWNIQAGSSDIIIAVIDSGVDLDHPDFSNKLVAGYDFVNDDNAPDDDNGHGTHVAGIVAASSNNSIGVAGVAWNVKLMPIKVLNQNASGLASTVANGIIYAADHGAHVINLSLGSSHYSSALHDSIKYADSLGVVVVVAAGNTNTESYHYPAANPEVIAVASTGSEDEKSSFSTYGYWVDIAAPGTSILSTYKDGQYKSLSGTSMAAPYVAGAVALLLSANRQATMQEVWGSVFAGTDNLPLSSTEYVEKMGAGRVNLHKLLTVKPTEQITIEPDVSDATENGNGNGLLEPGEEAIVRLRITNQGTPTEEVVAVLSSENAHVRISNSIFNYGSLAFRERKENSLEYFRIALDSQIPYGESLKLRLQVKHNGNIDQHHLEASVGMMQNAGWPVHNATNGAYVAVADLEGDGKKEVISVSSSGLVHVNNSNGSTKTGWPQTLATGSISRGFAVGDIDGDGDLEIVAGNATSRSGETPSRVMAWHHDGTPVNGWPFSLQTVQCHHTSPYKGITYGDSPYTTAGVSLADVDNNGALEIIVGEACLPYPGNMDKGNIYVLSSEAKLLPGWPFRGNIPDFCPISVGDLLGNGKSHLVFANTALETKILRDDGVATDVSIHRNDDDLTNVGYGTSQEGDGSSILVDMDGDGDLEIVNHKKSRLYAWHHNGLPVDGWPTKDCFPHHHKDASLDEIQYNGLVPPSVGDIEGDGILDFAIVEYLYDGDGQQITQKGVISVVDARGRMRPGWPVIVYSGSDYDDALITTQPVIGDIDGDGYREIVVGTHSGNIHAFNHDGTVANGFPLRSNGMFSKRAGLVIDDVDMDGDVDLVASTGADVGKVFIYDLTAPYNRATMDWPMYQHDLERSGVSHLVGTFPAATKPPYLEACQGHGAADSDGDGLPDVSEEYVGMNPLDGDMDGDNLVDGQELAWGTDVVSPDSDGDGVLDGNEVAFGSDPLDVGSLKVVIGSRICAEWNSNLSMWNIMEHLNNSSSVLSLKTTLYHLSGEELGSMDYYLNPGQQFDVLVHDLPGFLPDSYGKVCTEHNGAPGDIDGRIVYYKEQDSGFAFAFAMPFDPGKIGRQHLSLNTFDPSSTAEAGFVANWIQLTNLSEASQGGWLSFFDLEGELVDSIRVDSLAAGARRDVPAHSLGQQVVGVLRWEPDKNDVPFMVRNNRYYYATEDARIPSFKSASQFQGEAGSGKLLAVPLDTSHGSAILEIVNTSKSVNDVIVDIHYLNGKAAKSLSLYRMRPMQSIHLIADSFLRGPGIALVKGLKRGGVSAMSMHYERDAGGTLTASYSIPASEAIGKTFSGSYNTFLNQGCNLWLMNTGGADVEARVSMSRLDGEVLLRNKVIKIPSKGGVVESLCSLETQAAYGRVTVDSDSPNSVVGTMLRIGPNRDYIFSTPLR
- a CDS encoding c-type cytochrome, yielding MSLRKKGFSLPLLGTIVGCLTFSPDVQAEDSKQEIALTSTIDGKVLYETFCAQCHGATGKAESEIESLLIPPPSDLTAAQLKHGSRLGDIYHSIREGIGSTMIRFKERLSDEQIRAIAKYVIKLRSDKGAN
- a CDS encoding DUF1298 domain-containing protein, with translation MGNRVAVLDSLFFNFDTPVTHQAIASLCLFDGLPDVLELRSRLRVLAENVPKLRQRIIGDMWVDDAEFNIANHFAVLCLPEISNREKLVEVASEKFSERLNLSRPLWSFTLISNVAERRGGREIVGMLFVIHHALADGLGGLELIEAIADDNFGAELDRGKRLESRNDGIKAAKLSARGLEAFKRNYIAELFREIAAKRPKSLLNGRNSPRRVIRVFDLPVEELRAIRRKVDVSFNDVLLGCVIDGIIRYHYKYGASVKGLRAVVPVNVRPQGDRLSLGNRIVALAIDLHLQCAVREERLRLINRRFVEKRDSKSLYAYLTLGELISILPRWLQRILCEWQARRTNFIFTNMPGWIKERRLCGAKILANYPVLALIKGHGAAFGFISHEEKLCACVVTDPNIVREPQLLASCVKEAVEELIKGRD